DNA from Rubripirellula lacrimiformis:
GAGATGCTGGCTCATTCACACCACCATCTGTATGGCATCGACGTTTCGGTCTGCCGTTACTTCACGGTCTACGGACCGGCGGGACGCCCCGACATGTGCATCTTTCGATTCATTCACTGGATCGCCAGTGAACAGCCCATCGAGCTGTTCGGCGACGGCACCCAGTCTCGCGATTTCACCTACGTCGACGACATTGCCCGCGGCACCATCGCGGCGATCAAGAACGTGGGATACCAGGTGTTCAATCTTGGCGGCGGCAACAATCCGGTTTCGCTATTGGAGATTATCGCGAAGCTAGAGGATTTGATCGGCAAGAAAGCCAAGCTGGAACATCGCGAGTTCCACAAAGCCGATATCAAGGTGACTCAAGCCGACGTCTCGCGGGCCGCCGAAGTCCTTGGCTGGAAACCCCGCGTCGGACTCGACGATGGGCTAGCGGCTTGTGTGGACTGGTACCGGGAAAACCAACCTTGGTCGTCTCAAATCTCGCTGCCCTGAACCGTTTGTATTACCGTCTTTAGGCGGAATCCCGCCCCATCGCCAAAACAATCCGGCTAAAGACCGATACTACGAACGTTTGCTAGAGTGTTTCCGCGAGATGATCGCGCCGCGTCTTAGTGGGATTCGCGTGGCAGCAGAGGCCCATTCCCAAGTTAGCAACGAGCGACCAATAAGTGTCGCGTTTAAGTCATCTCTCCCCCGCCGTGCAGCGGTTTGCGGAGGAGAGAGTTAGAGAGAGTGGGGAAGCAAGCGACATTGATTGATCGCTCGTTGCTTAAGTCATAACCGGTGCCACGGGCCGTGAACGGTTTCGCTAACTCAAACTAGAAAAGCTGAACTTTGAAAAAACACTTCGCATTGGTTGCCGGTGCTCGCCCCAACTTCATGAAGATCGCACCGATCTTACGCTCACTCGATCGATATACCGAGGTGAAAACCTCGCTGATCCATACCGGTCAGCACTACGACCACAATCTGTCGGACGTGTTTTTCGAGGATCTTGGCATCCGCCGTCCCGATGTTTCGCTGGGAGTCGGATCAGGTTCCCACGCGGCGCAGACGGCTGAGGTCATGGTCGCGATTGAACGGTGGATTGAAACGTCCGCGACCGACGGCCAGCCCGTGGATCAGATGGTGGTGGTCGGCGATGTCAATTCGACGATGGCGGCGGCCATCGCGGCGACAAAATTGCATGTGCCAGTGGCCCACGTGGAAGCGGGATTGAGAAGTTTCGACCGTCGGATGCCAGAGGAAATCAATCGGCTGGTGACCGATTCGATATCGACCCAATTGTTTTGCAGCGAACCGGCGGGGATTGAAAATCTAAGCCGGGAAGGGCATCCACCCGAACGACTGCACCTGGTCGGCAATGTGATGATCGATACGCTGCTGCAACACTTGCCGGCGGCCCAAAAGCGATCGACACTCCAGTCGCTGGGGCTAAGCGTCGGTCAGTACGGCGTGATCACCATGCACCGACCATCCAACGTTGACGACGCAGAGATACTGTCGGCGTTGTTGAAGGTGCTGGTCGAGATGTCGTCACAATTACCGATGATCTTTCCCGTGCATCCGCGGACGAAAAGCCGCATCGAACAATTTGGACTCAGTCCCATCCTGGATCGCTGCGATTCGATCCATTTGGTCGACCCAATGGGTTACCTGGACTTTCTGGCACTGACATCGCAGGCCAAGGTAATCGTGACGGATTCCGGCGGACTGCAGGAAGAGTCCACGGCGCTGGGCGTGCCATGCTTGACGATGCGGGAGAACACCGAGCGGCCGATCACCGTGGACAGCGGCAGCGGTGTCCTGATCGGCAATTCGGCCGATCAGCTGCAGCAGCAACTGCAACAGGTCCTGACCGGTAATTACGACGTCGGCCACTGCCCCGAACTTTGGGATGGGCACGCCGCCGACCGAATCGCTAAACAGCTTGTGGCGAACCATTAGCGTTAAGCAAACGAGGGTATATGCGCATTGCACCTGACGTAGGGGTTCAGGTAAAATGGGGAGGATCTACAGCCGATCCACTGGTTCGACCAGGGTTATCTGCGGGCTGCCTTCTCTTTCGTAACATACCCACTATCGCGGCTCTTTAGGTCGTGTCTCCAGCATGAACATTGCCCTCCGGCGCAGTCAAGCGCGTCGTCTGAACGTTGAATCCCTCGAGTCTCGGCGTTTACTTGCCGGAAACCTATCGCTGGGCGAAGTTTCATTAGATGAATCGGGGCAGGTATCTGCCGCAGTAGCTATCAATGTTCCAGCATTGCCGATATCCGCACTATCAATGTCGATGGGCGAGCAGATGTCGCACAGTGGTGTGACGGTAACCCCCACAGAAGTCATCACCCATCACGATCGTATTCCACGATTCGCGGCGAATCCCACATTCATCGCGGTAACGGACGGCGACTGGTCGGATCCACCAACATGGCAAAACAGCGAAATACCAGGTCCGGGCGCCATTGTTTCGGTGCCGCAGGGACGAACGGTCATTTACGATGTTGACAGTGAT
Protein-coding regions in this window:
- a CDS encoding SDR family NAD(P)-dependent oxidoreductase, coding for MSRYLVTGCAGFIASRVAAMLLQQGHQVVGVDNLNDYYDVSLKQHRVDSLTDQRFTFRRMDIENTADVDSLFDEPFDAVLNLAARAGVRYSMENPHVYVRTNMIGTLNLLEAMQRTGTPKFVLASTSSLYAGGPMPFSETLPVNTPISSYAASKKGAEMLAHSHHHLYGIDVSVCRYFTVYGPAGRPDMCIFRFIHWIASEQPIELFGDGTQSRDFTYVDDIARGTIAAIKNVGYQVFNLGGGNNPVSLLEIIAKLEDLIGKKAKLEHREFHKADIKVTQADVSRAAEVLGWKPRVGLDDGLAACVDWYRENQPWSSQISLP
- the wecB gene encoding non-hydrolyzing UDP-N-acetylglucosamine 2-epimerase, which encodes MKKHFALVAGARPNFMKIAPILRSLDRYTEVKTSLIHTGQHYDHNLSDVFFEDLGIRRPDVSLGVGSGSHAAQTAEVMVAIERWIETSATDGQPVDQMVVVGDVNSTMAAAIAATKLHVPVAHVEAGLRSFDRRMPEEINRLVTDSISTQLFCSEPAGIENLSREGHPPERLHLVGNVMIDTLLQHLPAAQKRSTLQSLGLSVGQYGVITMHRPSNVDDAEILSALLKVLVEMSSQLPMIFPVHPRTKSRIEQFGLSPILDRCDSIHLVDPMGYLDFLALTSQAKVIVTDSGGLQEESTALGVPCLTMRENTERPITVDSGSGVLIGNSADQLQQQLQQVLTGNYDVGHCPELWDGHAADRIAKQLVANH